One window of the Felis catus isolate Fca126 chromosome E3, F.catus_Fca126_mat1.0, whole genome shotgun sequence genome contains the following:
- the SEPTIN1 gene encoding septin-1 isoform X2, whose product MWKALTTRPELRLNSEATGKPLKGLEQRKWRETAGAATASRTMDKEYVGFAALPNQLHRKSVKKGFDFTLMVAGESGLGKSTLINSLFLTNLYEDRHLPEASARLTQTLTIERRGVEIEEGGIKVKLTLVDTPGFGDSVDCSDCWLPVVRFIEEQFEQYLRDESGLNRKNIQDSRVHCCLYFISPFGRGLRPLDVAFLRAVHEKVNIIPVIAKADALMPKETQALKQRIRDQLKEEEINIYQFPDCDSDEDEDFKRQDAEMKESIPFAVVGSCEVVRDGGTRPVRGRRYSWGTVEVENPHHCDFLNLRRMLVQTHLQDLKEVTHDILYEGYRASCLQSLARPGARDRASRSKLSRQSATEIPLPMLPLAETEKLIREKDEELRRMQEMLEKMQAQMQQSQTQGEQSDAL is encoded by the exons ATGTGGAAGGCTCTGACTACCAGGCCAGAACTCAGACTTAATTCTGAGGCCACTGGGAAGCCCCTGAAGGGGCTAGAGCAG AGGAagtggagagagacagcaggtgCAGCGACAGCTAGCAGGACCATG GACAAGGAGTATGTGGGTTTCGCTGCCCTCCCCAACCAGCTGCACCGCAAGTCCGTCAAGAAAGGCTTTGACTTCACACTCATGGTGGCAG GGGAGTCAGGCCTGGGAAAATCCACCCTCATCAACAGCCTGTTTCTCACCAATCTCTATGAGGACCGGCACCTGCCAGAGGCCAGTG cTCGCTTGACACAAACACTGACCATTGAGCGCCGGGGTGTGGAGATCGAGGAGGGGGGTATAAAGGTGAAGCTGACCCTGGTGGACACACCTGGCTTTGGGGACTCAGTGGATTGCTCAGACTG CTGGCTGCCTGTAGTGCGCTTTATTGAGGAGCAATTTGAGCAGTATCTTAGGGATGAGAGTGGCCTGAACCGGAAGAACATTCAGGACTCCCGTGTCCACTGCTGCCTCTACTTCATCTCACCCTTTGGCCGAGG GCTCCGTCCCCTAGATGTGGCCTTTCTCCGGGCAGTGCACGAAAAGGTCAACATCATCCCAGTCATTGCCAAAGCAGATGCCCTGATGCCTAAGGAAACCCAGGCCCTCAAGCAGAGG ATCCGGGACCAGTTGAAGGAGGAGGAGATCAACATCTACCAGTTTCCCGATTGTGACTCTGATGAGGACGAAGACTTCAAGAGGCAGGATGCAGAGATGAAG GAAAGCATCCCTTTCGCAGTTGTCGGTTCCTGCGAGGTAGTGAGGGACGGTGGGACCCGTCCAGTGAGGGGACGCCGCTACTCCTGGGGTACTGTGGAGG TGGAGAACCCACATCACTGCGATTTCCTGAACCTGCGACGGATGCTGGTGCAGACACACCTACAGGACCTGAAGGAGGTGACCCACGATATTCTCTATGAGGGCTACCGGGCCAGCTGCCTACAAAGCCTGGCCCGGCCTGGGGCGCGTGATCGAGCCAGCCGCAG TAAGCTTTCCCGCCAGAGCGCTACAGAGATCCCGCTGCCCATGCTGCCTCTGGCCGAGACCGAGAAGTTGATCCGCGAGAAAGATGAAGAG CTGCGCCGCATGCAggagatgctggagaagatgcaGGCCCAGATGcagcagagccagactcagggcgaGCAGTCGGACGCACTCTGa
- the SEPTIN1 gene encoding septin-1 isoform X1 has product MWKALTTRPELRLNSEATGKPLKGLEQRKWRETAGAATASRTMDKEYVGFAALPNQLHRKSVKKGFDFTLMVAGGPVLSTGESGLGKSTLINSLFLTNLYEDRHLPEASARLTQTLTIERRGVEIEEGGIKVKLTLVDTPGFGDSVDCSDCWLPVVRFIEEQFEQYLRDESGLNRKNIQDSRVHCCLYFISPFGRGLRPLDVAFLRAVHEKVNIIPVIAKADALMPKETQALKQRIRDQLKEEEINIYQFPDCDSDEDEDFKRQDAEMKESIPFAVVGSCEVVRDGGTRPVRGRRYSWGTVEVENPHHCDFLNLRRMLVQTHLQDLKEVTHDILYEGYRASCLQSLARPGARDRASRSKLSRQSATEIPLPMLPLAETEKLIREKDEELRRMQEMLEKMQAQMQQSQTQGEQSDAL; this is encoded by the exons ATGTGGAAGGCTCTGACTACCAGGCCAGAACTCAGACTTAATTCTGAGGCCACTGGGAAGCCCCTGAAGGGGCTAGAGCAG AGGAagtggagagagacagcaggtgCAGCGACAGCTAGCAGGACCATG GACAAGGAGTATGTGGGTTTCGCTGCCCTCCCCAACCAGCTGCACCGCAAGTCCGTCAAGAAAGGCTTTGACTTCACACTCATGGTGGCAG GAGGACCTGTCCTGTCTACAGGGGAGTCAGGCCTGGGAAAATCCACCCTCATCAACAGCCTGTTTCTCACCAATCTCTATGAGGACCGGCACCTGCCAGAGGCCAGTG cTCGCTTGACACAAACACTGACCATTGAGCGCCGGGGTGTGGAGATCGAGGAGGGGGGTATAAAGGTGAAGCTGACCCTGGTGGACACACCTGGCTTTGGGGACTCAGTGGATTGCTCAGACTG CTGGCTGCCTGTAGTGCGCTTTATTGAGGAGCAATTTGAGCAGTATCTTAGGGATGAGAGTGGCCTGAACCGGAAGAACATTCAGGACTCCCGTGTCCACTGCTGCCTCTACTTCATCTCACCCTTTGGCCGAGG GCTCCGTCCCCTAGATGTGGCCTTTCTCCGGGCAGTGCACGAAAAGGTCAACATCATCCCAGTCATTGCCAAAGCAGATGCCCTGATGCCTAAGGAAACCCAGGCCCTCAAGCAGAGG ATCCGGGACCAGTTGAAGGAGGAGGAGATCAACATCTACCAGTTTCCCGATTGTGACTCTGATGAGGACGAAGACTTCAAGAGGCAGGATGCAGAGATGAAG GAAAGCATCCCTTTCGCAGTTGTCGGTTCCTGCGAGGTAGTGAGGGACGGTGGGACCCGTCCAGTGAGGGGACGCCGCTACTCCTGGGGTACTGTGGAGG TGGAGAACCCACATCACTGCGATTTCCTGAACCTGCGACGGATGCTGGTGCAGACACACCTACAGGACCTGAAGGAGGTGACCCACGATATTCTCTATGAGGGCTACCGGGCCAGCTGCCTACAAAGCCTGGCCCGGCCTGGGGCGCGTGATCGAGCCAGCCGCAG TAAGCTTTCCCGCCAGAGCGCTACAGAGATCCCGCTGCCCATGCTGCCTCTGGCCGAGACCGAGAAGTTGATCCGCGAGAAAGATGAAGAG CTGCGCCGCATGCAggagatgctggagaagatgcaGGCCCAGATGcagcagagccagactcagggcgaGCAGTCGGACGCACTCTGa
- the SEPTIN1 gene encoding septin-1 isoform X3 — translation MGLQWGLGKKRKWRETAGAATASRTMDKEYVGFAALPNQLHRKSVKKGFDFTLMVAGGPVLSTGESGLGKSTLINSLFLTNLYEDRHLPEASARLTQTLTIERRGVEIEEGGIKVKLTLVDTPGFGDSVDCSDCWLPVVRFIEEQFEQYLRDESGLNRKNIQDSRVHCCLYFISPFGRGLRPLDVAFLRAVHEKVNIIPVIAKADALMPKETQALKQRIRDQLKEEEINIYQFPDCDSDEDEDFKRQDAEMKESIPFAVVGSCEVVRDGGTRPVRGRRYSWGTVEVENPHHCDFLNLRRMLVQTHLQDLKEVTHDILYEGYRASCLQSLARPGARDRASRSKLSRQSATEIPLPMLPLAETEKLIREKDEELRRMQEMLEKMQAQMQQSQTQGEQSDAL, via the exons ATGGGGCTACAGTGGGGGCTTGGGAAAAAG AGGAagtggagagagacagcaggtgCAGCGACAGCTAGCAGGACCATG GACAAGGAGTATGTGGGTTTCGCTGCCCTCCCCAACCAGCTGCACCGCAAGTCCGTCAAGAAAGGCTTTGACTTCACACTCATGGTGGCAG GAGGACCTGTCCTGTCTACAGGGGAGTCAGGCCTGGGAAAATCCACCCTCATCAACAGCCTGTTTCTCACCAATCTCTATGAGGACCGGCACCTGCCAGAGGCCAGTG cTCGCTTGACACAAACACTGACCATTGAGCGCCGGGGTGTGGAGATCGAGGAGGGGGGTATAAAGGTGAAGCTGACCCTGGTGGACACACCTGGCTTTGGGGACTCAGTGGATTGCTCAGACTG CTGGCTGCCTGTAGTGCGCTTTATTGAGGAGCAATTTGAGCAGTATCTTAGGGATGAGAGTGGCCTGAACCGGAAGAACATTCAGGACTCCCGTGTCCACTGCTGCCTCTACTTCATCTCACCCTTTGGCCGAGG GCTCCGTCCCCTAGATGTGGCCTTTCTCCGGGCAGTGCACGAAAAGGTCAACATCATCCCAGTCATTGCCAAAGCAGATGCCCTGATGCCTAAGGAAACCCAGGCCCTCAAGCAGAGG ATCCGGGACCAGTTGAAGGAGGAGGAGATCAACATCTACCAGTTTCCCGATTGTGACTCTGATGAGGACGAAGACTTCAAGAGGCAGGATGCAGAGATGAAG GAAAGCATCCCTTTCGCAGTTGTCGGTTCCTGCGAGGTAGTGAGGGACGGTGGGACCCGTCCAGTGAGGGGACGCCGCTACTCCTGGGGTACTGTGGAGG TGGAGAACCCACATCACTGCGATTTCCTGAACCTGCGACGGATGCTGGTGCAGACACACCTACAGGACCTGAAGGAGGTGACCCACGATATTCTCTATGAGGGCTACCGGGCCAGCTGCCTACAAAGCCTGGCCCGGCCTGGGGCGCGTGATCGAGCCAGCCGCAG TAAGCTTTCCCGCCAGAGCGCTACAGAGATCCCGCTGCCCATGCTGCCTCTGGCCGAGACCGAGAAGTTGATCCGCGAGAAAGATGAAGAG CTGCGCCGCATGCAggagatgctggagaagatgcaGGCCCAGATGcagcagagccagactcagggcgaGCAGTCGGACGCACTCTGa
- the SEPTIN1 gene encoding septin-1 isoform X4 — protein MGLQWGLGKKDKEYVGFAALPNQLHRKSVKKGFDFTLMVAGGPVLSTGESGLGKSTLINSLFLTNLYEDRHLPEASARLTQTLTIERRGVEIEEGGIKVKLTLVDTPGFGDSVDCSDCWLPVVRFIEEQFEQYLRDESGLNRKNIQDSRVHCCLYFISPFGRGLRPLDVAFLRAVHEKVNIIPVIAKADALMPKETQALKQRIRDQLKEEEINIYQFPDCDSDEDEDFKRQDAEMKESIPFAVVGSCEVVRDGGTRPVRGRRYSWGTVEVENPHHCDFLNLRRMLVQTHLQDLKEVTHDILYEGYRASCLQSLARPGARDRASRSKLSRQSATEIPLPMLPLAETEKLIREKDEELRRMQEMLEKMQAQMQQSQTQGEQSDAL, from the exons ATGGGGCTACAGTGGGGGCTTGGGAAAAAG GACAAGGAGTATGTGGGTTTCGCTGCCCTCCCCAACCAGCTGCACCGCAAGTCCGTCAAGAAAGGCTTTGACTTCACACTCATGGTGGCAG GAGGACCTGTCCTGTCTACAGGGGAGTCAGGCCTGGGAAAATCCACCCTCATCAACAGCCTGTTTCTCACCAATCTCTATGAGGACCGGCACCTGCCAGAGGCCAGTG cTCGCTTGACACAAACACTGACCATTGAGCGCCGGGGTGTGGAGATCGAGGAGGGGGGTATAAAGGTGAAGCTGACCCTGGTGGACACACCTGGCTTTGGGGACTCAGTGGATTGCTCAGACTG CTGGCTGCCTGTAGTGCGCTTTATTGAGGAGCAATTTGAGCAGTATCTTAGGGATGAGAGTGGCCTGAACCGGAAGAACATTCAGGACTCCCGTGTCCACTGCTGCCTCTACTTCATCTCACCCTTTGGCCGAGG GCTCCGTCCCCTAGATGTGGCCTTTCTCCGGGCAGTGCACGAAAAGGTCAACATCATCCCAGTCATTGCCAAAGCAGATGCCCTGATGCCTAAGGAAACCCAGGCCCTCAAGCAGAGG ATCCGGGACCAGTTGAAGGAGGAGGAGATCAACATCTACCAGTTTCCCGATTGTGACTCTGATGAGGACGAAGACTTCAAGAGGCAGGATGCAGAGATGAAG GAAAGCATCCCTTTCGCAGTTGTCGGTTCCTGCGAGGTAGTGAGGGACGGTGGGACCCGTCCAGTGAGGGGACGCCGCTACTCCTGGGGTACTGTGGAGG TGGAGAACCCACATCACTGCGATTTCCTGAACCTGCGACGGATGCTGGTGCAGACACACCTACAGGACCTGAAGGAGGTGACCCACGATATTCTCTATGAGGGCTACCGGGCCAGCTGCCTACAAAGCCTGGCCCGGCCTGGGGCGCGTGATCGAGCCAGCCGCAG TAAGCTTTCCCGCCAGAGCGCTACAGAGATCCCGCTGCCCATGCTGCCTCTGGCCGAGACCGAGAAGTTGATCCGCGAGAAAGATGAAGAG CTGCGCCGCATGCAggagatgctggagaagatgcaGGCCCAGATGcagcagagccagactcagggcgaGCAGTCGGACGCACTCTGa
- the SEPTIN1 gene encoding septin-1 isoform X5, with product MGLQWGLGKKDKEYVGFAALPNQLHRKSVKKGFDFTLMVAGESGLGKSTLINSLFLTNLYEDRHLPEASARLTQTLTIERRGVEIEEGGIKVKLTLVDTPGFGDSVDCSDCWLPVVRFIEEQFEQYLRDESGLNRKNIQDSRVHCCLYFISPFGRGLRPLDVAFLRAVHEKVNIIPVIAKADALMPKETQALKQRIRDQLKEEEINIYQFPDCDSDEDEDFKRQDAEMKESIPFAVVGSCEVVRDGGTRPVRGRRYSWGTVEVENPHHCDFLNLRRMLVQTHLQDLKEVTHDILYEGYRASCLQSLARPGARDRASRSKLSRQSATEIPLPMLPLAETEKLIREKDEELRRMQEMLEKMQAQMQQSQTQGEQSDAL from the exons ATGGGGCTACAGTGGGGGCTTGGGAAAAAG GACAAGGAGTATGTGGGTTTCGCTGCCCTCCCCAACCAGCTGCACCGCAAGTCCGTCAAGAAAGGCTTTGACTTCACACTCATGGTGGCAG GGGAGTCAGGCCTGGGAAAATCCACCCTCATCAACAGCCTGTTTCTCACCAATCTCTATGAGGACCGGCACCTGCCAGAGGCCAGTG cTCGCTTGACACAAACACTGACCATTGAGCGCCGGGGTGTGGAGATCGAGGAGGGGGGTATAAAGGTGAAGCTGACCCTGGTGGACACACCTGGCTTTGGGGACTCAGTGGATTGCTCAGACTG CTGGCTGCCTGTAGTGCGCTTTATTGAGGAGCAATTTGAGCAGTATCTTAGGGATGAGAGTGGCCTGAACCGGAAGAACATTCAGGACTCCCGTGTCCACTGCTGCCTCTACTTCATCTCACCCTTTGGCCGAGG GCTCCGTCCCCTAGATGTGGCCTTTCTCCGGGCAGTGCACGAAAAGGTCAACATCATCCCAGTCATTGCCAAAGCAGATGCCCTGATGCCTAAGGAAACCCAGGCCCTCAAGCAGAGG ATCCGGGACCAGTTGAAGGAGGAGGAGATCAACATCTACCAGTTTCCCGATTGTGACTCTGATGAGGACGAAGACTTCAAGAGGCAGGATGCAGAGATGAAG GAAAGCATCCCTTTCGCAGTTGTCGGTTCCTGCGAGGTAGTGAGGGACGGTGGGACCCGTCCAGTGAGGGGACGCCGCTACTCCTGGGGTACTGTGGAGG TGGAGAACCCACATCACTGCGATTTCCTGAACCTGCGACGGATGCTGGTGCAGACACACCTACAGGACCTGAAGGAGGTGACCCACGATATTCTCTATGAGGGCTACCGGGCCAGCTGCCTACAAAGCCTGGCCCGGCCTGGGGCGCGTGATCGAGCCAGCCGCAG TAAGCTTTCCCGCCAGAGCGCTACAGAGATCCCGCTGCCCATGCTGCCTCTGGCCGAGACCGAGAAGTTGATCCGCGAGAAAGATGAAGAG CTGCGCCGCATGCAggagatgctggagaagatgcaGGCCCAGATGcagcagagccagactcagggcgaGCAGTCGGACGCACTCTGa
- the MYLPF gene encoding myosin regulatory light chain 2, skeletal muscle isoform, which translates to MAPKKARRRAAAEGGSSNVFSMFDQTQIQEFKEAFTVIDQNRDGIIDKEDLRDTFAAMGRLNVKNEELDAMMKEASGPINFTVFLTMFGEKLKGADPEDVITGAFKVLDHEGKGTIKKQFLEELLTTQCDRFSPEEIRNMWAAFPPDVGGNVDYKNICYVITHGDAKDQE; encoded by the exons ATG GCACCCAAGAAGGCCAGGAGAAGGGCGGCAGCAGAGGGCGGAAGCTCCAATGTCTTCTCCATGTTCGACCAGACTCAGATCCAAGAGTTCAAGGAg GCCTTCACGGTAATCGACCAGAACCGTGATGGCATTATCGACAAGGAAGATCTGCGGGACACCTTCGCAGCCATGG gGCGCCTCAATGTGAAGAATGAGGAGCTAGATGCCATGATGAAGGAAGCCAGTGGTCCCATCAACTTCACCGTCTTCCTGACCATGTTTGGAGAGAAGCTTAAAG GTGCTGATCCTGAGGACGTGATCACTGGAGCCTTCAAGGTCCTGGATCATGAGGGGAAGGGCACCATCAAGAAGCAGTT CCTGGAGGAGCTGCTTACCACGCAGTGCGACCGCTTCTCCCCGGAAGag ATCAGGAACATGTGGGCAGCGTTCCCCCCCGACGTGGGAGGCAATGTAGACTACAAGAACATCTGCTACGTCATCACGCATGGCGACGCCAAGGACCAGGAGTAG